The following are encoded in a window of Kitasatospora fiedleri genomic DNA:
- a CDS encoding family 2 encapsulin nanocompartment cargo protein polyprenyl transferase, whose amino-acid sequence MAITVPERDQHGAAATDGGRDTAEALALLDRARGTVGPALRAAVDTLPESMRRISGYHLGWLEADGSPGAAGTGKAIRPALVLAATTAVGGRPQDAVRAATAVELVHNFTLLHDDVLDRDHTRRHRPTAWRVFGTTGAILAGDAMHSLALRVLAEDPHPAAAASVRRLANCVVELCAGQQADCSFEQRADVTLAECLGMAEGKTGALLGCACALGALYAGADAGTADAMDAFGREIGLAFQLIDDLIGIWGDPAVTGKPVGADLAARKKSLPVVHALSSGTPAGAELAALYATGRPLSPAELAAAADAVDRAGGRAWAQAESCERMAAAIAHLATAVPDPSRADDLLALAELVTRRAY is encoded by the coding sequence ATGGCCATCACCGTGCCCGAACGCGACCAGCACGGGGCCGCCGCCACCGACGGGGGCCGGGACACCGCCGAGGCGCTGGCCCTGCTCGACCGGGCCCGCGGCACCGTCGGCCCCGCGCTGCGCGCCGCCGTCGACACCCTGCCCGAGTCCATGCGGCGGATCTCCGGCTACCACCTGGGCTGGTTGGAGGCCGACGGCAGCCCCGGCGCGGCCGGCACCGGCAAGGCGATCCGCCCGGCGCTGGTCCTCGCCGCGACCACCGCGGTCGGCGGCCGCCCGCAGGACGCGGTCCGCGCCGCCACCGCCGTCGAGCTGGTGCACAACTTCACCCTGCTGCACGACGACGTTCTCGACCGCGACCACACCCGCCGCCACCGCCCCACCGCCTGGCGGGTGTTCGGCACCACCGGCGCCATCCTGGCCGGCGACGCCATGCACTCGCTGGCCCTGCGGGTGCTCGCCGAGGACCCGCACCCGGCCGCCGCCGCGTCGGTCCGCCGCCTCGCCAACTGCGTGGTCGAACTCTGCGCCGGCCAGCAGGCCGACTGCTCCTTCGAGCAGCGCGCCGACGTCACCCTCGCCGAGTGCCTCGGCATGGCCGAGGGCAAGACCGGCGCCCTGCTCGGCTGCGCCTGCGCGCTCGGCGCGCTGTACGCGGGCGCGGACGCCGGGACCGCCGACGCGATGGACGCCTTCGGTCGCGAGATCGGGCTGGCCTTCCAGCTGATCGACGACCTGATCGGCATCTGGGGCGACCCCGCGGTCACCGGCAAGCCGGTCGGCGCCGACCTCGCCGCCCGCAAGAAGTCCCTCCCGGTGGTGCACGCCCTCTCCTCCGGCACCCCCGCCGGCGCGGAACTCGCCGCGCTCTACGCCACCGGCCGCCCGCTCAGCCCCGCCGAACTCGCCGCCGCCGCCGACGCGGTCGACCGGGCCGGCGGCCGGGCCTGGGCCCAGGCGGAGAGCTGCGAGCGGATGGCCGCCGCCATCGCCCACCTCGCCACCGCCGTCCCCGACCCCTCCCGCGCCGACGACCTGCTCGCCCTCGCCGAACTCGTCACCCGCCGGGCGTACTGA
- a CDS encoding chloride channel protein, producing MPAQAAGSAAPPPGLRELLRSPGYGRLLLVSALVGVPVSLAAFGFVGLEHALQHWVWESLPRKLGHARAPWWWPLPALALAGLLLAPIVTRMPGRGGHTPVLGLGGPPTLPVEVPSVVLAALAALPLGAVLGPEAPLMALGSGLALLTVSAAKRAASPLLGPMLGAAGSTAAIATIFGSPLVAAVMMIEAAGLGGAQLTMLLLPCLLASGVGALVFTGFGHWTGLSIGALSLPSVPRAGLPDAGDFLWGVPLAVVIAVVLVAGQTLGHRSAAFTAHRTAVRTVLCAVLVGGCVAGYALVTGRSPEEAALSGQATLGQLAADPHGWPVGALLALVLFKGLGWGVALGSLRGGPIFPAVLLGAALGVAAGGLPGLGTEAGLAAGLAAGSAAVTRLPVTSTVLAAALLGDQATDSMPLLIVAAVVAFLTATFVHRVAAPGPDAGRGAGPDAGAGAGPEPGAGAGPEPGRPAPAGPVQ from the coding sequence ATGCCAGCACAGGCCGCCGGTTCCGCCGCCCCGCCGCCCGGTCTGCGCGAGCTGCTCCGCAGCCCCGGGTACGGGCGGCTGCTGCTGGTGTCGGCGCTGGTCGGGGTGCCGGTCTCGCTGGCGGCGTTCGGGTTCGTCGGCCTGGAGCACGCCTTGCAGCACTGGGTGTGGGAGTCGCTGCCGCGGAAGCTGGGCCACGCGCGCGCGCCCTGGTGGTGGCCGCTGCCCGCGCTGGCGCTGGCCGGTCTGCTGCTGGCGCCGATCGTGACCCGGATGCCGGGGCGCGGCGGGCACACGCCGGTGCTGGGGCTGGGCGGGCCGCCGACGCTGCCGGTGGAGGTGCCGTCGGTGGTGCTGGCGGCGCTGGCGGCGCTGCCGCTGGGCGCGGTGCTCGGCCCGGAGGCGCCGCTGATGGCGCTGGGCAGCGGGCTGGCGCTGCTGACGGTGAGCGCGGCGAAGCGGGCGGCCAGTCCGCTGCTCGGGCCGATGCTGGGGGCGGCCGGGTCGACGGCGGCGATCGCGACGATCTTCGGGAGTCCGCTGGTCGCGGCGGTGATGATGATCGAGGCGGCGGGCCTGGGCGGGGCGCAGCTGACGATGCTGCTGCTGCCGTGCCTGCTGGCGTCGGGGGTGGGGGCGCTGGTGTTCACCGGGTTCGGGCACTGGACGGGGCTGTCGATCGGCGCGCTGAGCCTGCCGTCGGTGCCGAGGGCGGGGCTGCCGGACGCGGGGGACTTCCTGTGGGGGGTGCCGCTGGCGGTGGTGATCGCGGTGGTGCTGGTCGCGGGGCAGACCCTGGGGCACCGCTCCGCCGCGTTCACGGCGCACCGGACGGCGGTCCGCACGGTGCTGTGCGCGGTGCTGGTGGGCGGGTGCGTCGCCGGGTACGCGCTGGTGACGGGGCGGTCGCCGGAGGAGGCGGCGCTGTCCGGGCAGGCGACGCTGGGGCAGCTGGCCGCGGACCCGCACGGCTGGCCGGTGGGGGCGCTGCTGGCGCTGGTGCTGTTCAAGGGGCTGGGCTGGGGCGTGGCGCTGGGGTCGCTGCGCGGCGGCCCGATCTTCCCGGCGGTGCTGCTGGGCGCGGCGCTCGGGGTGGCGGCGGGCGGCCTGCCGGGCCTGGGCACCGAGGCGGGGCTGGCGGCCGGGCTGGCGGCGGGCAGCGCGGCGGTGACCCGGCTGCCGGTGACCAGCACGGTGCTGGCGGCGGCCCTGCTGGGCGACCAGGCGACGGACTCGATGCCGCTGCTGATCGTCGCGGCGGTGGTGGCGTTCCTGACCGCGACGTTCGTCCACCGGGTGGCCGCGCCGGGGCCGGACGCGGGGCGGGGCGCGGGGCCGGACGCGGGCGCGGGGGCCGGGCCGGAGCCGGGCGCGGGGGCCGGGCCGGAGCCGGGCCGCCCGGCGCCCGCCGGGCCGGTTCAGTAG
- a CDS encoding methylated-DNA--[protein]-cysteine S-methyltransferase — protein sequence MELSWVTVPTPLPSGPMRFAVTDRGVAAASYVCDSPVPECADGRKAATVRARVGEYFAGARRELELPIDWRLASGPHLTVLRRLWTDVGWGRTVTYGELATRSGVFTEPTEPGVPARTVGQMMGANPLPLLVPCHRVVAADGLGGFGGAWHGVETKRWLLTLEGVLPPTLDWSGPEL from the coding sequence ATGGAACTCTCCTGGGTGACCGTCCCGACCCCGCTGCCGAGCGGGCCGATGCGGTTCGCGGTGACCGACCGGGGAGTGGCCGCCGCCAGCTACGTCTGCGACAGTCCGGTGCCGGAGTGCGCCGACGGGCGGAAGGCCGCGACGGTACGGGCCCGGGTCGGCGAGTACTTCGCCGGCGCGCGGCGCGAACTGGAGCTGCCGATCGACTGGCGGCTGGCCTCCGGCCCGCACCTGACCGTGCTGCGCCGCCTGTGGACCGACGTCGGCTGGGGGCGGACCGTCACCTACGGCGAACTCGCCACCCGCAGCGGGGTGTTCACCGAGCCGACCGAGCCGGGCGTCCCGGCCCGGACGGTCGGGCAGATGATGGGGGCCAACCCGCTGCCGCTGCTGGTGCCCTGCCACCGGGTGGTGGCCGCCGACGGGCTCGGCGGCTTCGGCGGGGCGTGGCACGGCGTGGAGACCAAGCGCTGGCTGCTCACCCTGGAGGGCGTGCTCCCGCCGACCCTGGACTGGTCCGGGCCGGAGCTTTAG
- a CDS encoding family 2B encapsulin nanocompartment shell protein, with protein MTTETTTEIPRAEQRSSLSVAAAKNLASTTKSAPQMQEISNRWLLRALPWVEVSGGTYRVNRRLSYAVGRGRVGFVQDGRRVSVVPPTLREVPVLRGFADDALLTELAGRFVQRDFAAGEVLVEQGGEIDQVYLIAHGKVDKLGTGKYGDPTVLGTFADGDHLGDEALTVADRRWPYSVRATTAGTAMVLPWPAFQELADRSPALRDQILAFLADAQLPQTHKGEAAIGMSAGHEGEFELPTAFVDYEPAPREYELSVAQTVLRVHSRVADLYNQPMDQTEHQLRLTVEALRERQEHELVNNPEFGLLANAEYGQRIQTHSGPPTPDDLDELLCRRRSTKFYLAHPKAIAAFGRECNSRGLYPEAIRFEGRTVPSWRGVPILTCTKIPVVDGTTSILAMRVGEDNQGVVGLRPGTLPDQVEPGLNVRFMGIDEKAVVSYLVSAYYSAAILVPDAIGVLENVDVDHRR; from the coding sequence ATGACGACCGAAACCACCACCGAAATTCCCCGGGCGGAGCAGCGGAGCAGCCTCTCGGTGGCGGCGGCCAAGAACCTCGCGTCGACCACCAAGTCGGCCCCGCAGATGCAGGAGATCAGCAACCGCTGGCTGCTGCGCGCCCTGCCCTGGGTCGAGGTCTCCGGCGGCACCTACCGGGTCAACCGGCGGCTGTCGTACGCGGTCGGCCGCGGCCGGGTGGGCTTCGTGCAGGACGGCCGCCGGGTCTCGGTCGTCCCGCCCACCCTGCGCGAGGTCCCGGTGCTGCGCGGCTTCGCGGACGACGCGCTGCTCACCGAGCTGGCCGGCCGCTTCGTCCAGCGCGACTTCGCCGCGGGCGAGGTGCTGGTCGAGCAGGGCGGCGAGATCGACCAGGTCTACCTGATCGCGCACGGCAAGGTCGACAAGCTCGGCACCGGCAAGTACGGCGACCCCACCGTGCTGGGCACCTTCGCCGACGGCGACCACCTCGGCGACGAGGCGCTCACCGTCGCCGACCGCCGCTGGCCCTACAGCGTCCGGGCCACCACCGCCGGCACCGCGATGGTGCTCCCCTGGCCCGCCTTCCAGGAACTCGCCGACCGCTCCCCGGCGCTGCGCGACCAGATCCTCGCCTTCCTCGCCGACGCGCAGCTCCCGCAGACCCACAAGGGCGAGGCCGCGATCGGCATGTCGGCCGGGCACGAGGGCGAGTTCGAGCTGCCCACCGCCTTCGTCGACTACGAACCCGCCCCGCGCGAGTACGAGTTGAGCGTCGCCCAGACGGTGCTGCGGGTGCACAGCCGGGTCGCCGACCTCTACAACCAGCCGATGGACCAGACCGAGCACCAGCTCCGGCTGACCGTCGAGGCGCTGCGCGAGCGGCAGGAGCACGAGCTGGTCAACAACCCGGAGTTCGGCCTGCTGGCCAACGCCGAGTACGGCCAGCGCATCCAGACCCACTCCGGCCCGCCCACCCCCGACGACCTGGACGAACTGCTCTGCCGCCGGCGCAGCACCAAGTTCTACCTCGCCCACCCCAAGGCGATCGCCGCCTTCGGCCGGGAGTGCAACAGCCGCGGCCTGTACCCCGAGGCGATCCGGTTCGAGGGCCGGACGGTGCCCAGCTGGCGCGGCGTCCCGATCCTCACCTGCACCAAGATCCCGGTGGTCGACGGCACCACCTCGATCCTGGCGATGCGCGTCGGCGAGGACAACCAGGGCGTGGTCGGCCTGCGCCCCGGCACCCTCCCGGACCAGGTCGAGCCGGGCCTGAACGTCCGCTTCATGGGCATCGACGAGAAGGCGGTCGTCTCCTACCTGGTCAGCGCCTACTACTCGGCCGCGATCCTCGTCCCCGACGCGATCGGCGTCCTGGAGAACGTGGACGTCGACCACCGGCGCTGA
- a CDS encoding SDR family NAD(P)-dependent oxidoreductase, giving the protein MTHPAPPPRRALVVGASRGLGLVLAEELARRGWQVVATARADRGGLPAAVRAAGGRLAVETLEVTDAAALAALRGRLAGRPLDLLFVNAAIDRGDRPIDEVPTEVFTEVMTVNALAPLRVLAALRGLVVPGGTVAVMSSEQGSVSLNTEGGYELYKASKAALNQLMRSYATRHADDGHTKLLIDPGHNRTRLGGPDAPLDPRRSVPAVVDVLEAQAGTPGLRFLDRHGAPVPW; this is encoded by the coding sequence ATGACCCACCCGGCCCCGCCGCCCCGCCGCGCCCTCGTGGTCGGTGCCTCCCGCGGCCTCGGACTGGTCCTGGCCGAGGAACTCGCCCGCCGCGGCTGGCAGGTGGTGGCCACCGCCCGCGCGGACCGCGGCGGGCTCCCGGCCGCCGTCCGGGCCGCCGGCGGCCGGCTCGCGGTGGAGACCCTGGAGGTCACCGACGCCGCCGCCCTCGCCGCCCTGCGCGGGCGCCTGGCGGGCCGCCCGCTCGACCTGCTCTTCGTCAACGCGGCGATCGACCGGGGGGACCGGCCGATCGACGAGGTCCCCACCGAGGTGTTCACCGAGGTGATGACCGTCAACGCGCTGGCCCCGCTGCGGGTCCTGGCCGCCCTGCGCGGGCTGGTCGTCCCGGGCGGCACGGTCGCCGTGATGTCCTCCGAGCAGGGCAGCGTCTCGCTCAACACCGAGGGCGGCTACGAGCTGTACAAGGCCAGCAAGGCGGCGCTGAACCAGCTGATGCGCAGCTACGCGACCCGGCACGCCGACGACGGCCACACCAAGCTGCTGATCGACCCCGGCCACAACCGCACCCGGCTGGGCGGCCCCGACGCGCCGCTCGACCCCCGGCGGAGCGTCCCCGCGGTGGTCGACGTCCTGGAGGCGCAGGCCGGGACGCCCGGGCTGCGCTTCCTGGACCGGCACGGCGCGCCGGTGCCGTGGTGA
- a CDS encoding TetR/AcrR family transcriptional regulator: MSATSTPPTPPTPEPPAPRARSGNRRDEAARLAVLHAADDLLAEQGFAALTVEAIARRAGVAKQTIYRWWPSKVEILLDTLIEDSAKTLPVPADRPTAAAVRGYLHDFARFLDRDPAGKVLLTLLAQAQHDPGTAASLHRRHLAPRREQERAWLAAAVDAGELAPALGLDAALDALTGPLVYAAMTGAPARPELVDTLVDRLLAPRG; the protein is encoded by the coding sequence ATGTCCGCCACCAGCACCCCGCCGACCCCGCCGACCCCGGAGCCCCCGGCCCCCCGGGCGCGCTCCGGCAACCGGCGCGACGAGGCCGCCCGGCTGGCCGTGCTGCACGCCGCCGACGACCTGCTCGCCGAACAGGGCTTCGCCGCGCTGACCGTGGAGGCGATCGCCCGGCGGGCCGGGGTCGCCAAGCAGACCATCTACCGCTGGTGGCCCTCCAAGGTGGAGATCCTGCTCGACACCCTGATCGAGGACAGCGCCAAGACGCTCCCCGTCCCCGCCGACCGGCCCACCGCCGCGGCCGTCCGCGGCTACCTGCACGACTTCGCCCGGTTCCTCGACCGGGACCCGGCCGGCAAGGTGCTGCTCACCCTGCTCGCCCAGGCGCAGCACGACCCCGGCACCGCGGCGTCCCTGCACCGGCGCCACCTCGCACCGCGCCGCGAGCAGGAGCGCGCCTGGCTGGCCGCCGCGGTGGACGCCGGGGAACTCGCCCCGGCGCTCGGCCTCGACGCGGCCCTGGACGCGCTGACCGGCCCGCTGGTGTACGCCGCGATGACGGGGGCGCCCGCCCGCCCCGAACTGGTCGACACCCTGGTCGACCGGCTGCTCGCGCCGCGCGGGTGA
- a CDS encoding ATP-grasp domain-containing protein, with the protein MTAPVRVWLNRTYAENVFFIDLLRAAPRPVHVLATHVDPDSPVLAAADLGALEPDGLSAEGYVEFALEFCARHDVDVFLPRLHQLAISLRRRDFEALGTALVCPPAPAISLFTSKADGYRALDAAGLPTPLWRQADTAADLLAAVEEIEATGMTACLKPASGAGGEGFRVLTREPFHLGRLSGYVDTRVQLDQVLGALERSAAPAELLVMPYLDGPEVSVDCLAEQGGRVLAAVGRTKQGRRRGFTVDPAYLGPARRLVEEFGVGHLSNVQFRHERGTGRPVVLDVNTRPSGGLHQLRLCGLNLPAAAVELALGNRPSLPAAEELTLGDYTLVSTIQAVLPRQAAAPALERIGGVGGIGGGVGVGGIGGGVSGVGGLGARLLPAAG; encoded by the coding sequence GTGACCGCGCCCGTCCGCGTCTGGCTGAACCGCACCTACGCCGAGAACGTCTTCTTCATCGACCTGCTGCGGGCCGCGCCGCGACCGGTGCACGTCCTGGCCACCCACGTCGACCCCGACTCCCCGGTGCTCGCCGCCGCCGATCTCGGCGCCCTGGAACCCGACGGGCTGAGCGCCGAAGGGTACGTGGAATTCGCGCTGGAATTCTGCGCCCGGCACGACGTGGACGTGTTCCTGCCGCGGCTGCACCAGTTGGCGATATCGCTGCGCCGCCGCGACTTCGAGGCGCTGGGCACCGCGCTGGTCTGCCCGCCCGCCCCGGCGATCTCGCTGTTCACCAGCAAGGCCGACGGCTACCGGGCGCTGGACGCGGCCGGGCTGCCCACCCCGCTGTGGCGGCAGGCCGACACCGCCGCCGACCTGCTCGCCGCCGTCGAGGAGATCGAGGCGACCGGGATGACGGCCTGCCTGAAGCCGGCCAGCGGCGCGGGCGGCGAGGGCTTCCGGGTCCTGACCCGCGAGCCGTTCCACCTCGGGCGGCTCTCCGGGTACGTGGACACCCGGGTCCAACTCGACCAGGTGCTGGGCGCGTTGGAGCGGTCCGCGGCCCCGGCCGAGCTGCTGGTGATGCCGTACCTGGACGGCCCCGAGGTGTCCGTCGACTGCCTGGCCGAGCAGGGCGGCCGGGTGCTGGCCGCGGTCGGCCGCACCAAGCAGGGCCGCCGCCGCGGCTTCACCGTCGACCCGGCCTACCTGGGCCCGGCCCGCCGCCTGGTCGAGGAGTTCGGCGTCGGCCACCTGTCGAACGTGCAGTTCCGGCACGAGCGGGGCACCGGCCGCCCGGTGGTCCTGGACGTCAACACCCGCCCGTCCGGCGGCCTGCACCAGCTGCGCCTGTGCGGGCTCAACCTGCCCGCCGCGGCCGTCGAACTCGCCCTGGGCAACCGGCCGTCGCTGCCCGCGGCGGAGGAGCTGACGCTCGGCGACTACACCCTGGTCTCCACCATCCAGGCGGTGCTGCCCCGGCAGGCGGCGGCGCCCGCGCTGGAGCGGATCGGCGGTGTCGGCGGTATCGGTGGGGGTGTCGGCGTCGGCGGCATCGGGGGCGGCGTCAGCGGCGTCGGCGGTCTCGGCGCGCGGCTGCTGCCCGCGGCGGGTTAG